From Maylandia zebra isolate NMK-2024a linkage group LG11, Mzebra_GT3a, whole genome shotgun sequence, one genomic window encodes:
- the LOC112435567 gene encoding sterile alpha motif domain-containing protein 3-like isoform X1 — translation MTLRGLSTEELLKKLMEEGIDVSDDEAQRFRDNDVDGETVDCGLTETMVAYLFDKSFKKQLKFRNFTNRYKEVIITLQPVDPFEGTVEGPVSQANQSSIPSCRRLPAVISIPKFPQDVQSRLDLKEPVQKEQKYRNKIIGTLYEMLSQYTMYPTHSDYIQVIKALIVKYPFLRDVHGNGYDTWHSQLKRKFKAERAPLISNEEVNRVKEKFGRTQKHRTTEESSSSCLKRLKPSLDSCFVGEDAASVDAHIKVLNDQHKKLHPDTALVKDRMTKTFAWRRREVAEGMCTVDLLKRYPFLGTSAGLCDEVDLMHPCQDNICRRFSENFTAVLQNVLQMTKDLPLKKVYMEARENALAEDITGIDFKGALLLLPSIFKEKIEDFIILGENTPMSPYPTIRMKDKSWTTALSRQCRCVVTVEGVDVCSCCSLDEAYISAFSTFFVFNMTYPAYFKKTLVFLQNCIVNIGDQGDKPLPVSVTRVLNQLY, via the exons ATGACTCTCAGGGGGTTATCCACGGAGGAGCTCCTTAAAAAGTTGATGGAAGAAGGCATTGATGTGTCAGACGACGAGGCGCAAAGATTTAGAG ATAATGATGTAGATGGAGAGACGGTAGACTGTGGACTCACTGAGACCATGGTTGCATATCTTTTTGACAAGTCTttcaaaaagcagctgaagttcAGAAACTTCACAAACCGCTACAAGGAAGTCATCATCACTTTACAACCGGTCGACCCATTTGAAGGTACAGTTGAAGGTCCAGTGTCCCAAGCAAACCAGAG TTCTATACCTTCTTGCCGTAGACTGCCTGCAGTTATTTCCATTCCAAAATTCCCACAAGATGTCCAGAGTCGCTTGGATCTCAAAGAACCAGTCCAGAAAGAACAGAAGTACCGAAACAAAATAATTGGGACTctttatgaaatgctgtcacAGTACACAAT GTACCCAACCCACTCAGACTACATCCAGGTCATCAAAGCCCTGATTGTGAAGTATCCTTTCTTAAGAGATGTACACGGAAATGGTTAT GACACCTGGCACAGCCAACTCAAGAGAAAGTTCAAAGCAGAACGGGCTCCCCTAATCAGCAACGAAGAAGTGAACCGGGTTAAAGAAAAGTTTGGACGCACGCAGAAACATCGGACCACAGAGGAATCCAGCAGCTCCTGTCTGAAGAGACTGAAGCCCTCTCTC GATTCGTGCTTTGTGGGGGAAGATGCAGCCTCCGTTGATGCTCATATCAAGGTGCTAAATGATCAGCACAAGAAGCTACATCCTGACACAGCACTGGTGAAAGACCGCATGACAAAAACCTTTGCATGGAGACGTAGAGAGGTAGCTGAAGGAATGTGTACTGTGGACCTATTAAAGAGATATCCATTCCTGGGGACATCTGCAGGG TTGTGTGATGAGGTTGATTTAATGCATCCCTGCCAAGACAACATCTGTCGCCGCTTTAGCGAAAACTTCACTGCTGTTCTTCAAAATGTTCTTCAAATGACCAAGGATTTGCCACTGAAGAAGGTCTACATGGAGGCAAGAGAGAATGCACTGGCTGAAGACATTACAG GAATTGACTTCAAGGGGGCACTTCTCCTCTTGCCATCCATCTTCAAGGAGAAGATAGAAGATTTCATCATCCTTGGAGAG AATACTCCCATGAGTCCATACCCAACCATTCGAATGAAGGATAAGAGTTGGACAACTGCCCTCTCAAGACAGTGTCGCTGTGTTGTCACAGTTGAAGGAGTGGATGTTTGCTCATGCTGCTCGCTGGATGAGGCCTACATCTCAGCATTCTCCACCTTCTTCGTGTTCAACATGACCTACCCTGCATACTTCAAGAAAACACTTGTCTTTCTTCAGAACTGCATTGTCAACATAGGAGACCAGGGAGACAAACCCCTGCCAGTAAGTGTCACCAGGGTACTTAACCAACTCTATTAA
- the LOC112435567 gene encoding sterile alpha motif domain-containing protein 3-like isoform X2 translates to MTLRGLSTEELLKKLMEEGIDVSDDEAQRFRDNDVDGETVDCGLTETMVAYLFDKSFKKQLKFRNFTNRYKEVIITLQPVDPFEGTVEGPVSQANQRLPAVISIPKFPQDVQSRLDLKEPVQKEQKYRNKIIGTLYEMLSQYTMYPTHSDYIQVIKALIVKYPFLRDVHGNGYDTWHSQLKRKFKAERAPLISNEEVNRVKEKFGRTQKHRTTEESSSSCLKRLKPSLDSCFVGEDAASVDAHIKVLNDQHKKLHPDTALVKDRMTKTFAWRRREVAEGMCTVDLLKRYPFLGTSAGLCDEVDLMHPCQDNICRRFSENFTAVLQNVLQMTKDLPLKKVYMEARENALAEDITGIDFKGALLLLPSIFKEKIEDFIILGENTPMSPYPTIRMKDKSWTTALSRQCRCVVTVEGVDVCSCCSLDEAYISAFSTFFVFNMTYPAYFKKTLVFLQNCIVNIGDQGDKPLPVSVTRVLNQLY, encoded by the exons ATGACTCTCAGGGGGTTATCCACGGAGGAGCTCCTTAAAAAGTTGATGGAAGAAGGCATTGATGTGTCAGACGACGAGGCGCAAAGATTTAGAG ATAATGATGTAGATGGAGAGACGGTAGACTGTGGACTCACTGAGACCATGGTTGCATATCTTTTTGACAAGTCTttcaaaaagcagctgaagttcAGAAACTTCACAAACCGCTACAAGGAAGTCATCATCACTTTACAACCGGTCGACCCATTTGAAGGTACAGTTGAAGGTCCAGTGTCCCAAGCAAACCAGAG ACTGCCTGCAGTTATTTCCATTCCAAAATTCCCACAAGATGTCCAGAGTCGCTTGGATCTCAAAGAACCAGTCCAGAAAGAACAGAAGTACCGAAACAAAATAATTGGGACTctttatgaaatgctgtcacAGTACACAAT GTACCCAACCCACTCAGACTACATCCAGGTCATCAAAGCCCTGATTGTGAAGTATCCTTTCTTAAGAGATGTACACGGAAATGGTTAT GACACCTGGCACAGCCAACTCAAGAGAAAGTTCAAAGCAGAACGGGCTCCCCTAATCAGCAACGAAGAAGTGAACCGGGTTAAAGAAAAGTTTGGACGCACGCAGAAACATCGGACCACAGAGGAATCCAGCAGCTCCTGTCTGAAGAGACTGAAGCCCTCTCTC GATTCGTGCTTTGTGGGGGAAGATGCAGCCTCCGTTGATGCTCATATCAAGGTGCTAAATGATCAGCACAAGAAGCTACATCCTGACACAGCACTGGTGAAAGACCGCATGACAAAAACCTTTGCATGGAGACGTAGAGAGGTAGCTGAAGGAATGTGTACTGTGGACCTATTAAAGAGATATCCATTCCTGGGGACATCTGCAGGG TTGTGTGATGAGGTTGATTTAATGCATCCCTGCCAAGACAACATCTGTCGCCGCTTTAGCGAAAACTTCACTGCTGTTCTTCAAAATGTTCTTCAAATGACCAAGGATTTGCCACTGAAGAAGGTCTACATGGAGGCAAGAGAGAATGCACTGGCTGAAGACATTACAG GAATTGACTTCAAGGGGGCACTTCTCCTCTTGCCATCCATCTTCAAGGAGAAGATAGAAGATTTCATCATCCTTGGAGAG AATACTCCCATGAGTCCATACCCAACCATTCGAATGAAGGATAAGAGTTGGACAACTGCCCTCTCAAGACAGTGTCGCTGTGTTGTCACAGTTGAAGGAGTGGATGTTTGCTCATGCTGCTCGCTGGATGAGGCCTACATCTCAGCATTCTCCACCTTCTTCGTGTTCAACATGACCTACCCTGCATACTTCAAGAAAACACTTGTCTTTCTTCAGAACTGCATTGTCAACATAGGAGACCAGGGAGACAAACCCCTGCCAGTAAGTGTCACCAGGGTACTTAACCAACTCTATTAA